CGGGAAAAACAGAGCTTGTAAACAGTTGGCGTACCCAAAGAGGTGAAAAAATTACCGGATATGGCAGCGAAATAGCAAAAATCAACGACGAAGAATACGCCATGGGGTCACGGTATCACGGGCTGTATATTTTAAATATCCGTAAGAAAACGGCAGTACAGTATATCAATGACCCGGACGATCCATCATCTGTTGCGAGTAATTTTATCCGTCGCGTAATGGTTACAAGCACGGGGGTGCTTGCCGTACACGGCAACGGGGTTTCCTACAGCAGTCTTGACCCTCCTGCGATGGCCTCCGTATTGTCTTTTTCCGACCGCAGGGGAAAAAAATATAAGGATGTGGTGAATTGTTTTTACCAGGATGCCAGGGGGCAAATGTGGATCGGCACCAATGGATATTTGATTAAATGGAACCGGGGAAACGCAATCAGTACTTTTTATCCCTACTATGATAAAGGCACCGGCCCTTTCATGACCCGTACACTGCGCGCGGTTATCCCGGACCGGAAAAACAGGCTGTGGATCGGGGCGTTTGGATCGGGGCTTGGAAGAATGCTACCCGACGGCCGTATTGAAAAAACCGTTTTTTCGGCAAAGCTGCAGAACGAAAAGCTAAGCAACGAATTTCACAGGATCACCGCCGATAAAAATGGGAACTTCCTTATAGCCACCGGGGCTCAATTCTATATGCTCAATCCCCTTACCGGCAGTGTTCAAACGTTCGCAACCCACCCAACGCTCAAACAAATTGTGAACGGTTATACCACACATTTTTTTGCAGACCGTTCCGACAACTGGTGGTTTGCACAGAGCAGGGGATTGAGTTATTATGACCGGCAAAAGGACCGCTTGTATACAATCCTTCCACCGGGGTCGCAAAAGGATAACAATATCTTTGCCGTAGAGCAGGACTCTGGCGGAATGATTTATGCATGCGGCTATTATGGTGTTTATATCATAGACCCTCAAACCAGACAAATCAAAAAAACGATCAACAAATATTCGGGGCTTGAATCATCCTACGTTGTGGGCTTGTTGAAGGATCTGGAAGGAAATATATGGATCATCGGCAACCGGGGACTGGCCTGTTACGCCCCGCAAACGAGAGCCCTGACCGTTTTCGATGAAAAAGACGGGCTCATACAAAGCAATCATCGTGTATCGGCCTATTACCTGACACCGGACGGAGAAATGTTCATCGGTACACAAACGGGATTTAATCATTTCTACCCCTCAGCGCTTAAAAGAAAAGCTTATGTTCCCAAAGTCTATATCACCGGTTTACAGGCAGGTAATCAGAAGCGGAGTACCCTAAGCAACAGCGGGCCCCTGGTTTTCAACCACCAGGAAAACAACCTGGTGTTTCACTATTTAACAGTGGACTACCGCAACGGCAATGCGATCAGATACCGTTACCGGCTAAAAGGGTTTGATACGGCATATATTGATGCATTCAAAGAACGACAGGCTCGGTATACCAATCTTCCACCCGGTAGCTATCATTTCCTGGCGGAGGCCTCGGTAAATGGAACGCATTGGTTTGCAGCCGCCAAACCGGTATATTTTTCCATAACCCCGGCGTTTTGGACAACCTGGCAATTCCGTTTACTGGCCCTATGCCTGGCATTATGCATCATATTTGCATTATATAAATGGCGTATTGCACAAATTAAAAAAGAGAGCCGCCTGCGGCGCGATTTTGAAATACGGTTAAATGAACTGGAGCATAAAGCCCTGCGCACCCAGATGAATCCGCATTTTATATTCAATTCGTTAAACACCATTAATTCTTTTATCAACAGCAATGACCGGCTCCAGGCCAACCAGTACATCAGCAAGTTTTCGCGGCTGGTACGGTTAACGCTTGACCATTCCCGTTCGAAGAAAATATTTCTGAAAGATGAACTTGAGGTAATAAAAATATATGTGGCGCTGGAACAACTACGATTCGACCAGCGTTTTAGCTATACCATTGATGTGCAAAATGTAGATGCAGACACCATCGAAATCCCTTCCATGATCATACAACCCTTTGTGGAAAACGCCATTCTTCATGGGTTACTGCCTTCCACTCGCGAAGGAAAGCTGAAGATCGCAATCGCTGAAATGCAGGGAATGCTTTTAGTAACAATTGAGGATAACGGCATCGGAAGGGCTGCTGCCCAGAAAAATAAAGAGCAGCTCAATTTTAACCGCAAATCGCACGGAATGGATATTACCCTTAAACGGATTGAAGCCTTTAATAGTCAACATCAGGTATTTAAACCGGTACAGGTAACAGATCTTAAAGATGAACAGGGCGCAGCAACAGGCACCCGCGTTGAAGTGCTGCTGGCATTATCAACCGCTTTTTAATAAAAAGCAGCCGGAGCGTAAACCGCCGTTCTAAAACATTTTTTTTCGCCCCCCAAAAAAATCAAATACCTAAAATACTTATGTATCGATTTCTTATGTATCTTTATGCAAGAAATCAATTATGGTGAACAAGACCAATTTATACAAAGGTTGTCTCGAGCCTATCCTGTTAAAGCTGCTGAAAGAAAACGGGCGCATGTATGGATACGAGATCACCCAGAAAGTAAAAGAGCTTACAGCGGGGGAGCTAAAAATCACGGAAGGTGCCTTATATCCTCTTTTGCACCGGCTGGAAGCGGAGGGCATCCTGGAAGTGGAGATGGAAAACCTGGGTAACCGGGTACGTAAATATTATTCGCTGACGGCATCGGGCAAAAAAGAACAGGCGCGATCTATGATCGAACTGGAGGCCTTTAAAAATACGCTGCAGCTGATCTTTAACCCGAAACTGGCCTAGGATGCTTACTAATAAGCAAATACAATACCTCGAACAGTTCTGCGAACAAAAAGGGGTACAGTATTACGACCTGCGGATGGAAATGGTGGATCACCTGGCTACGGAATTAGAAGAGGAAATGCAACGCCGCACAGATATCAATTTTCCTTCGTTGGTGCATCCCGTTTTTGAATCATTTGGTAAAAACGGCTTTCGTTCCATTGTGGAAGCAAAAGAAATCAGTATAGAGGATGCATATACCCGATGCCACCGCAACTATTTCTGGTCTTTTTTTACGCCTCCTAAAATGATTCTTACACTATTTATGGCAGTTTGTTTGTGTTTGCCGTTCGTTTACGCCGGTGAAAAAGTGATCTTGCAGATGCACCGGGTCTATTATCTGTTGATGGCCTTTATTTGTGTACTTACCATACTTGGAATAGTATTACAACCAGGCCGAACCAGCAAGCCCTTATTCCTTTTAAAAGGTGTAAAAAGAAAATCGCTGTGCCGCAATACCGGACTTCTCCTGGTGTTATTCGTAAACGGGTACACAACCCTTAAAAAAGATATCCCCGGGGATTTTAAACTTTTTGCTATGATTTTTCTTTTGTTTGTAACGATCATGTATTCTTTAATATTTATTGCCCGGTATTATGCAGTGATAAAAATATACGCAAAAGCCAAACAGGACTACCCCCTGGCATTCATGAAAAAAACTTTCTAAACATGCTTACAACCGAACAAATACAAACATTGGATCAGTTCTGCCAGAAAAAAGGCGTACACTATTATGATCTCCGGCAGGAAATGGTGGATCATCTAGCAGAAAGCATAGAGACCGATATAGCTGCCAATCCGAAAACAAATTTTGACCAGGCGCTCCATCGCGTATACAGCGCCTTTGGCATTTCCGGTTTTTCAAATGTGATCCGGCAACGCGAAGAAGCGGCACGAAAAGCCTGCCGTCAAAAAGAGCTCCGGCTTTTCAGGGAATACTTTACATTTCCGAAAATAGCACTGTCGCTGCTGGCCTTTTTACTGTTGCTTACCCCGGTATTCCTGTTTAAAATAGAGAATGCGAAGCTGGTATACGGCGCTTATTGTATCTTTTTATTCTTTTTCAGTATTGCGGCCATTGCTTTTGTACACATCCGTTTTAAGCGCCCCACCCAAAAGCTGCTGTTGTTAAAACATACCGGCAGCTTCACCGTTTTCGTGGGTCTCTTCCAGGTGCCCAACCTCTATTTTAACCTGGCGGTGAACGGTTTGGAAATCGACATCAACCATACTCCCTGGTTCAACCCGGTGATGGCCGCATTTTGTGCCCTGGCGATCGTATTTACCATGGCCCGCTACCATGCTTACAAGGCCATTTATGCAGACGCCTGCCGGCGGTATCCGTTAGCGTTTTAGCAATAGCCTGCTTTAAGGCCCCATCGAAAGTCGTATCTGGACTGTACTTTTCCTCTCCCGAAACCGGAAGATCCCGGCAGCGCATTGTATCCTTTCATTGCAAGCAATATTGAACATAAAATCAATGAATTGCGCATTACCATACCAACAACTGTGGGCTGAGCACCTCAAACTTAGTTTCAAATATTAGCACTAAATTTGTAGAAACTGAATATTATGGCAAGCGTATTAGATAAAGAGATGATTAATTATTTTACCCAGTTGAATGAGGCAGAAAAAAAATCCATAGTACAAATGCTGAAAGCCTTTTTAAAGGGCCGCCAAACGGTTCCGGATCGCGTGACTATTGAGCAATATAATAAGGAGATAGAAGCGGCTATGGAAGAAGTGAAAAATGGGAATACGTATAGCCATGAAGATGTAGTAACAATGGCAAAAAGCTGGTGATGGTAAAACGGAAAATAACCTGGACTAAAAGCGCGGTCCGTCAGCTAAATGAAGCGATTGCATATATCCGACATGATTCACCTCAAAATGCCGAGAAAGTAAAAGAAAGAATATTGGAAAAAGTGGGACTGCTGGCAGACAATAAAGTTGTACATCGCAAAGATCCCCACAAGAAAAACAACGATGGTAAATACCTATACCTTGAAGTGTCGAAATATCGGATTGTGTATTATACAGCACCGAAGGAGGTCTTTATAATCCGGCTACGGCATACAAGTATGGAGCCCACCAAATATTAGTTTTCTCTGCTAAATCTGCACTTCCTTATCAACATTCTGCACATGAAAAAAGTTTTTTTTTCAAAATTAATATTGCTTACGGTAATACTGCTTACTTCTTTTACCGCCCGCAGCCAGCAATACCAGCCTACCTGGGAGTCGCTGGAATCAAGACCCACACCAGAATGGTATACTCATGCCAAGTTCGGAATCTTTATCCATTGGGGCTTGTACAGTGTTCCCGCCTGGGCCACCAATTCAAATGCCGATGGCTTTGGCAGCAACTATGCGGAATGGTATTGGGAGCGACTGAACAATACCAAGCTTAAGATCCATAAAGAATTTGTCGACTTCCAGAACCGCGTTTACGGTCCTGGTTTTAAATACCCCGATTTTGCGCCGTTGTTTAAAGCGGAACTGTTTGATCCTGTAAAATGGGCGCAGCTCTTTAAAGATGCCGGGGCTAAATATGTAGTGCTCACCAGCAAGCATCATGATGGTTTTGCACTCTGGCCCAGCCGTGAGTCCTGGAACTGGAATGCCGTAGACGCCGGTCCGCACCGCGATTTGGCCGGGGATCTTTCAAAGGCCGTAAAGAATGCCGGCTTGCATATGGGCTTTTATTACTCACTGTATGAATGGTACAACCCGCTGTATAAAACGGATGTGACAAACTATGTAGATCAGCGTATGTTACCGCAGCTAAAGGACCTGGTAAACCGTTACCAGCCGGATGTGATCTGGGCCGACGGCGATTGGGATCATTCCGATACGGTATGGAAGAGCCGTTCCTTTATCCATTGGTTGTATAACGAATCTCCGGTAAAAAACACGGTAGTGATCAATGACCGCTGGGGAACCGGCAATAAACACTACGGTACTTTTAATTCCACCGAATATGGAAAGGGAAATGCCGGTCTGCACAAACCCTGGGAAGAATGCCGGGGCATTGGTGCTTCTTTTGGTTTAAACCGGAATGAAAACCTGGAGCAATACCAAAGCAGCAGCAGCCTGGTGCACATGCTGATCGATATTGTGTCGCGCGGAGGTAACCTGCTCCTCAATATCGGCCCGGCCGCAGACGGCACCATTCCCGTGATTATGCAGCAACGGTTGAAAGACATAGGCGACTGGCTCAACGTGAATGGTGATGCCATTTATGGCACCACGGCCTGGACAACGGCGCCCAAGCAAACCGATTCCACCATCCGTTTTACGCGAAAAGGGCATACGCTTTATGCCATTGCCACTACCTGGAAAGAATTGCTACTGGTAAAGGGTATTCAAAAAGCATCCGGCATCCGCTTGCTTGGTGTTCCAGGGAGGGTCGGTTTCCGTTCAACAGCCGGCGGTATTACCATCCACGCCCCACAGGTTACACCCGCCAATAACCCCAGCCCTTATGCATGGGTGTATGAAATAGAGGGTGCATTTTAATAACAACGGTTGATGAAAAGACAAGATTCTTATTTTTCTGAGGAGCGGA
The sequence above is a segment of the Niabella agricola genome. Coding sequences within it:
- a CDS encoding sensor histidine kinase, with translation MRLIILILLCCTSQIRLPAQTLSFRHLNSTNGLLSDQGIQFCEDRLGRLCIATDEGVNVFDGLHVDSYTSYNKSGIGNSRIKAIYCDRRGTLWIATPVGIQYKSENTAVFLTLPNPGKLPLEKVVFIRESMSGLLLLTRDSAFLVPHGAQVRPLNKLSAIIKNYNEILAVSHVEKDVWLLGVRGETLMVDLSKELLIRTFSYHNAWSLCRVNNDEWLACSLARDTVVLMNIRSGKTELVNSWRTQRGEKITGYGSEIAKINDEEYAMGSRYHGLYILNIRKKTAVQYINDPDDPSSVASNFIRRVMVTSTGVLAVHGNGVSYSSLDPPAMASVLSFSDRRGKKYKDVVNCFYQDARGQMWIGTNGYLIKWNRGNAISTFYPYYDKGTGPFMTRTLRAVIPDRKNRLWIGAFGSGLGRMLPDGRIEKTVFSAKLQNEKLSNEFHRITADKNGNFLIATGAQFYMLNPLTGSVQTFATHPTLKQIVNGYTTHFFADRSDNWWFAQSRGLSYYDRQKDRLYTILPPGSQKDNNIFAVEQDSGGMIYACGYYGVYIIDPQTRQIKKTINKYSGLESSYVVGLLKDLEGNIWIIGNRGLACYAPQTRALTVFDEKDGLIQSNHRVSAYYLTPDGEMFIGTQTGFNHFYPSALKRKAYVPKVYITGLQAGNQKRSTLSNSGPLVFNHQENNLVFHYLTVDYRNGNAIRYRYRLKGFDTAYIDAFKERQARYTNLPPGSYHFLAEASVNGTHWFAAAKPVYFSITPAFWTTWQFRLLALCLALCIIFALYKWRIAQIKKESRLRRDFEIRLNELEHKALRTQMNPHFIFNSLNTINSFINSNDRLQANQYISKFSRLVRLTLDHSRSKKIFLKDELEVIKIYVALEQLRFDQRFSYTIDVQNVDADTIEIPSMIIQPFVENAILHGLLPSTREGKLKIAIAEMQGMLLVTIEDNGIGRAAAQKNKEQLNFNRKSHGMDITLKRIEAFNSQHQVFKPVQVTDLKDEQGAATGTRVEVLLALSTAF
- a CDS encoding PadR family transcriptional regulator; this translates as MVNKTNLYKGCLEPILLKLLKENGRMYGYEITQKVKELTAGELKITEGALYPLLHRLEAEGILEVEMENLGNRVRKYYSLTASGKKEQARSMIELEAFKNTLQLIFNPKLA
- a CDS encoding type II toxin-antitoxin system RelE/ParE family toxin produces the protein MVKRKITWTKSAVRQLNEAIAYIRHDSPQNAEKVKERILEKVGLLADNKVVHRKDPHKKNNDGKYLYLEVSKYRIVYYTAPKEVFIIRLRHTSMEPTKY
- a CDS encoding alpha-L-fucosidase codes for the protein MKKVFFSKLILLTVILLTSFTARSQQYQPTWESLESRPTPEWYTHAKFGIFIHWGLYSVPAWATNSNADGFGSNYAEWYWERLNNTKLKIHKEFVDFQNRVYGPGFKYPDFAPLFKAELFDPVKWAQLFKDAGAKYVVLTSKHHDGFALWPSRESWNWNAVDAGPHRDLAGDLSKAVKNAGLHMGFYYSLYEWYNPLYKTDVTNYVDQRMLPQLKDLVNRYQPDVIWADGDWDHSDTVWKSRSFIHWLYNESPVKNTVVINDRWGTGNKHYGTFNSTEYGKGNAGLHKPWEECRGIGASFGLNRNENLEQYQSSSSLVHMLIDIVSRGGNLLLNIGPAADGTIPVIMQQRLKDIGDWLNVNGDAIYGTTAWTTAPKQTDSTIRFTRKGHTLYAIATTWKELLLVKGIQKASGIRLLGVPGRVGFRSTAGGITIHAPQVTPANNPSPYAWVYEIEGAF